GACTGCCCGCGCCTGCTCAAGATTTTCTCTGATGAAGGGTTCAAGACCGAACTGGTAGATGCGCGCTGGCTGGCCAAGGCGTTCAAGGACGGCAAATACGTAGACTTTATCTTCAACAACCCCGCCAGCAACATGCCCGTCAATGACGGCTGGTTCAGGAGAGCCCCAGAAGGCACCGAGTTTGGCGTGCCCGTCAAATACATCTCTGCCGAAGACCTCTTCAAATGCAAGATTTACGTGCAGAACCGCGAGCGTTACGACGGATCAGACCTGAATCATTTGATTTTAAGACACGGCGATAAAATGGACTGGGAACGCATCCTGCAGACGCTGGAGCAACACTGGCAGCTCCTGCTCATGCAACTGCTCTCCTTCCAGTTTGTATACCCGTCAGAGCGAGACATCATTCCCAGAGATCTTTTTGATGAGTTACTGCTACGAGCCAAGGAACAGTTTGACATGCCACCGCCTACAGAAAGAGTGTGCCGCGGCCTGCTCATTGACCAGACCCAATATGCGCCAGCCGTCACGGAGTGGGGCTTTAAGGCCA
The nucleotide sequence above comes from Nibribacter ruber. Encoded proteins:
- a CDS encoding nucleotidyltransferase, whose product is MELDDMAPEVAKEFYPQALQMLHESGLPFLMGGGFALRQYTGMQRDMKDMDVFCKAGDCPRLLKIFSDEGFKTELVDARWLAKAFKDGKYVDFIFNNPASNMPVNDGWFRRAPEGTEFGVPVKYISAEDLFKCKIYVQNRERYDGSDLNHLILRHGDKMDWERILQTLEQHWQLLLMQLLSFQFVYPSERDIIPRDLFDELLLRAKEQFDMPPPTERVCRGLLIDQTQYAPAVTEWGFKAMTIMTI